In Vespa velutina chromosome 1, iVesVel2.1, whole genome shotgun sequence, the genomic stretch GTGGCAATTGAATGGAAATTGTATATCTtcgaaatatgaatatatttatgaataatttaaataatcttatgaacttatacaatttttcattgattcgaatgatttaattttttgattatgatgctttattattgtttttaaaataataaaaaatacatcaatttttattgttctttttatttttcatcatccTACTtcaaaaaatagatttttttaaaaaactttttaacaCAGCATCTTTAGTATTCACAGTTTGAATACAATTAggtcatttttttattatttttttaaaatgaacaataaatgatatctaatttgttaaatctctctctctctctctctctctctctctctctctctctctctctctctctctctctctctctctctctctctctctcactattaCAAATTAGCATATGAAACATATAAGGTaaaattcgttattattgatgaGTTACATATTGATTTGTTTCATCTgcattctattttaataaataaaaatatttacagaaCACTTCCTCAAAATTTctgtaaataaaaagttatagaAGGCATGTTCATGCCTTATTATTGGAATGttcatttatgttttattttattttattttttcacaaatctaacgattttacaaaattcaaaGTATAAAATCGTTAGAAtttattcgaacgaaataataGGAAATACTTTTTCGTTATTCGCTCTATCCTTTCATTAcactcttttaaaaatttatccaaTAATCTATTTTGTATACGAGATCTGTCTAGAAAGTATCCGACCTATGGGCACATTTTTGCATCTAGATATGCTATTACGAGTATTCGTCATTTAGGGGAAACGTTTGTAAGTGAACCTATGTATAATTTGTattcatacaaatatatatataaatacacaaatATACTCATAGATCAGATACTTTTCAGAAAAATCTCGTACATAACTTTTAAAGCACATGTTTAATCATGGCcactattacaattattatatcttctcCGAGAAATTGTTGAGAAAATACTTTCTCCATCAATCGAGTTTTATGTAATCAAATTTGATCTGTATATGTCGATCTTAAAATATCAACTTTGCGTTCATCCTTGTTGTTATACGATGCCATTTATCGTGCTTAATTCTTCTTACATTTTAATCAACATTTATTTGATATCATTTATCTAATCTTCTTAATGATGCTGCTTAATAGTCAACATAGAAGTTGTCCAgctcttataattttttgaatgGACTCGAAGTTGGCATCCTTCCAAGATGTCCAACTAGGGACTTGAAGTATACGAGCTAAAGTACGTTTTGCTTCAAATTCTATCAAATCCACGTTACTTCTTTCACGTGGCAAAAAGTTTGAATTAAAGCTCAGCAGTTGTTTTAGCCAATTCTAGAGGTTTTGTATCTTCTGCTAGAAGAGCATTCAGATCTATATCTTGAAAATTCATAGAATGTTGACTGGAACCTGTAAATCATTTTGGATTATTGCAataggaaaatatatttctggtTCGCAGGCGAAAGAGTATAAGTCAAATTTTTGCCAAAATAGAAGTAGCATGCTAACGTATTCTACATTGCTATTCTTTGCTTATAGTTTTAATACTACaagttaatttcatttcttttccacttttttatctgagattttaataatatatatcaaaaatacaGTATAATAATGGCAAAAAAGCAGTATAAGTTGagttattctattttatccctatttttttaatttactcatatagtataaatacacttatattatttaaactattaaacattttatgaCTTATAATATTGTGTACAGTATAACCACAAAGTTTAACTatcaaatattcatatttcacGTGCAAGTATATTGCTTATGACTTTAGTCAAAAGACTGAAAATTTTggtcaaaataatatatcttcattttcaaaagaagaagaatattttaaaatttagtttaatgtatattatataaatccaaCGGGGCAAGAAAagttatatatcaattatcatATCCAAAATCTAACATTTTACTTACATTGCATTTTAaacattatcatatatattttctgcaaaattaataattttgatttataatctTTGCACCTATTAAAgacacacaacacacacactaataaatatgataatagaCTATTTTTTGAATTATGCTTTGTAGaaagtatttttcaatttgaactGGATTCGATCTTACCAGCATGGGCAAGGAAAAGGTCCTTAAGGAAGCCTAACTCTTTTGTaagcatttttatcttttcctccaataactcattttctcttttaagttGATTTACACGTTCCAAAGTTTGTTGTGTACGTAATTTGCTTTTTACTCTTGATCGTTTTACAGCctacaataatataatgaaatttatattgtaatagtatcaaagagaataattttactttgaaaatgagaactatattatgaaatatagaaataagtaaaataattctacCTGATTATTTCTATCACGGCGCCTTCTATaatcttcatcatcttcttcttcagaaacttgtctttttttcttgttaccagagttattttctttatttttcggcgccatctaaaatatatatttgaagatGTTATTTCTGAACTGACGACtcttaaaattgataattaattatatataaccattaaaattattatgatgcTTGGTATTTACGCAATTACTTTACATGGTTCGATTTGTTGGtcgatgaataataaattaatctaattgtaaatataattttgaagatGACATTTGGAAAATGATAGTAAACTTTCAAACTTTTCAAAAAGCTAAGAAATCGACCCTGATTTCTTTATACGACTTGAGATAAGGGTAAATAATATCTCAAGCCGAAATCCATAGTGATAAAGCGCTACCTAGtagtaaatttttaaagtttCGTTATTTAGAGCAAATCCAAATAAGATAcgatgtaacaataataacagccACATAATCTCAGTAAAATCTTAAAATTTGGAAATTATGTTTCTTCGTTAGACAGACGATAGGAatctaagaaatatttatgatattgatgtttttgtaatatatattttagtactttatactatatatagtactttatattatagtaatttatagtagtttatattctttagtagtataattatagtagtttagtatattataataattatatatatttatttagtataACTATAAGTTATATCAAAcaaatagtataattataagtttagaaattttattacatatattttaatactttaattttttgaaattgacATTTTCGTTTGCTACCAGATCGGTATAAACTCCTccatatgaaagaaaaagtttaaaacTATGATTTTGTACTATTTATGTACTATCTCAACAGAATACGTTGGGTATTATTGTTGCCCCTTAAATATTGCGACACAACTTTAAATGCAGTAGAGACATTATTACGATGACACGATCGTGAGATTAATCGTAAAccatgtataaaattatactattcccaacaatataatatttatattttatgttgctatattatatattttatacaattaattattgcagatatatattatttaatacatctAATCACGTCGttagttattacatttaacaaGATGGTATGGTTTAATCATACTACAAATATGCATGTAGTTTTTTGTTGCacaaattataatcaatattttaaatttagtgtaattaaagaaatactgaaaataataaacagatcatgttaaaaatctttaaatctGTTATACGAAATATCGAAGtacatgaaattttatttattattattatctttttatggATGagctataataatttaaaaccgATATCGCTTCTACTTTTAAACCTTTTAACTCGTATGTCACGctggaagaaaagataagacaatACAAATTTGCTATAAAACTTGTATGTTACCTTTGAAGTGACAACAATTATCATTCGCTATAGTGACATATTTTTcagtcgattatttttatttattagtttagTATCATTATTCCAATGCACGcaacaaataattatcttttcgtttctctttcatatgCCAAACACACTAGTAGACACAcaacattgaaaaaaatcgaCTTCAAagagttaatatatatttgaaacatatatatatatttgtactttATCTTTTGCAAAGTAGACAatcaaatatatgaatatgcataaataaaattctatatgaAATCCACACAAATATCCTGGGAATAATGTCAtcaatcatttttcatatatcacatattcttcattcatttctgtgttgtttattttgtattttccaCAATAACATTTTAAGATGCATTGTTTTCTTATCAGGGTCAATGTTTTTGGAACACATAATagatttcaaaaattcaatcgACAAAAACGAAAATCACACATTGTAAACATTGCTATAATTTCACttacctttttattatttttttctatgatttaAAAGTCTCTTATATTCAATACGATATCAACgcatatattaaaaactcAACACTATTAATCGCATATTGCACGTTACATTACGAGACGTCCCACGATACCATCCAGTTGGATAGGTCAAAGATGACGCAATGCAAGTTGCAGGTGATCCACAAATAGAATAGACTGCCCTCTGACAAGAATTATTGGAGTTacgaaaacataaaaataaaaacaaaataaaaaaaaaaaaaaaataaagaattactATACAGCTTTACTTATTAATGAACACAATTCGATGGTCGAAAAAGTattgtgtacgtatatatatatttcctctaTGTAGGAACAATATAAAttgatctttataaaaataaaattctccaACTTTTTatcctataaaaattataactacATCGTCACTACTTTTTACATGtttctttgttaatttatatataagttgcaattttatatatgttaggAAATGTGTTGAAAGTTAAACCttctacaaaaatatttcataaaataatttatataaactttttgatGTACtgctataaatattattctgaaAGCATCTGAAATAGGACATTGCaagtataaacaaaaatactGATACAGgtgtagaaaataattatatatatacatatacatacaaaaaattatatatatatatatatatatatatatatatatatatgtatatatatacaatattacttATTCGTTTTCGAAACTACTTCCTGCAGTATCGCTAACAGAAGAATTGCTACTTTCACTCCGAAACCTTGAACTTGAACGAGATTGTGATTGTAATTTGGCAGGAGAATCAGATTTTGATCGAGATTTCAACTTagacaaatttttctattgaatTGATTCAGATCTTGATCTAGATCTTTTATTGTGTGATTTAGATGGAGAGTGTGACATCGATTGtgatagagaaggagaatgaaaTGAAGATTTAGATACTGAACGGGAGTGTGATGTGAATTTCGACAGTATCGAAAAATGAGGATGAGACCTTATGCTGGAACCACGAGAGATTGCCCTAGATGATGTACGCGaaccattttcatttttagaacCAGCTAAaaaagcataataataatgatcagataaaaattgtaaagttaaaaatatatataacctttctcttttgctttttcaatttcttgttacatttctttttacttctcctcctcctcttcttcgtcctcctaTCCCGGTGATTCTAATTGTTTTTTGCTGTATCTTTGCTTTttgaattcattgaaattttatgatcGATAACGCATAAATTGGAATCATTAATCGTATATTATTTGGCTTTTGATCAGCTTTCTGTCTGCGTTTACTAAGTTGTATGCGAGTTTCTAATTCATTATAGTACACCTGAAATTATGAATagagtaattaatataatagtaataagtaCTTTAACAATTTCAGCAGAAATACTTCATCTTTGATGTACCCTATCTTATCGTATAacaaggaaataatttttctcatatacCTTAAGAACTTTGGTTTTAATATTCCAATTATATTCTGTAGCTATTTTATATTCACTTCTATATAAAATCACTTCTCcgcttttctgtttcttctaaaagtaataaatatactagAAATTGTTCACCACTCTCATCCATGATATTTCTATTcctatgaaattatatattaaaaagatttattattaataaaacatgaaCACACACTAcaagtaaattaaattaaataatgatagatACAAAATCACTTACTGAATCATTGCTTGAGATATCTCTTCTATTTGAACAGTAGTTTGAATTATAGAATGTCTTATTAGTGCAGGATcgaaatcaaatattatttgatcataaggatatttacatatctatgaaaaagaaaagacataattatattccaatttaataaaatttattaaaaattattttatactagAAGATATATCTTAAAATCAGAATATACACATAAGATATCAACAGATATAACAATTGGTTTGCTAATGTTtactaattgatttttttattatcctcaaatattttttcgattgcTTTTACATGACTTTTTATGTCCATATATAACATCTCTTTCTATAAATCACacaaaaaattaacataaaagattacagatatataaacataagtaAACtacttattacatttatatataacattgaaTTCTTCTTAATATTGTAACTGACTTTATTAGCTCTTTGTGGTTGAATCTAATCTGctctatagaaatatattcggTACATTTAAaccaagaaaataaaaacattttgatgaaacaacgaaaataaacaTTTGTGATTAATTCCTCCACTTGACCGTCTTTTTTGTGTTGGTCCCgctatatttatctctttcaatatattctattaatctGAATTGTTTGTactatattatcgaaataaataatacttaaagaaattcgttttttttttaatgttgaaTTAGAAAACGAGAAGATGTAAACAAGTGTGTGTTTTCTGTTAAGACATTAGATAATTTGATGTTGTAACTCAATGAAATCAAGTTGTCGTTTGTTCATACTTATTAATCCGAATTCTTGTCTAAAGTGTTTGGGTTTCATAAAATGTGTGATTATAAGTAGAGaatagattaatttttgttttcctactttttattttttgtacttattctacattttttattagttatttattagTAAACTTGTCACATTTTTTAAAGTCActtctaattttaattgagAAGAATAACACAAACTTTTTCTtaacaaaacaataaatatattggtaTCTATAcaagatttaataaaacaaagtgtATAACTAAACTCATACAACTCAACAAGGAGACAAAAAAGTGTTTCCTATGTTGCTAGCAACCACAGGGACAAGAATTGCTGAAACGATATCGTTGGACGAAATCCATCGCATGCTGATTGGCAACTAACTCACGTTGGTCACACGACAGTGGTCACACTCTCCGTCAATCGTATTATCTCCGGCTGGCGCATAAATTTAACAGACGTTTAGCTGAATAAGGTTTTAAAGTTGTCCTTATTGCATTTGATTCTCCTCATCCATTAAAATGACTTCTATAAAGGCCTGTCAGTGGAGATATTCACCGGCTATTTCTTGTACAAGATTCTGAAACAGAGTCTCActttgtatttaaaattttgaatgGATCTTCATATAGTTGATCAATTTTTTCCTAGAGCAATCAACGTGTACAAACGCATGCGAGCTTATATGCAATGTTTTATGCCCAAAGTCTTCTTTCACAGTGATGAGTTGTGAATTTTGACttgacattttatatatatgattttataatgagTTTCTTCATTGATGAAATATTCTGGTAATCCGAATGTTTTTCCGAAAATTATCTCAGCCACAAAACTTGAATTCTCTccttaaaattttatgaaatccAAAAATTGATTGTTGGGGAAGATTTCGCACCAGTTTTATTGTTAAGATATCTAATAGCAGCTTTAAAAGATCTATACCATTTCTCAATGATGCCTTTGAATTTAGAATGATAAGCTGCTATgcgtatattttttcttctgataTTTCGACAAGAAATTCGAAATGCTATGATTTAAATTAAGCGCCTCTATCAGTTGTGATTAACGTCCGAGCTTTAAATTTTGCGGTTCAGGTATTAAAAAATGCATGCATTATTGTGTCCGCTGATAGTGATGATCTTGCTAAGATggtttattatgattaaataGTACATATTTGTTATCTTTAGATGAATAAAATGGATCAATAACATTAATGTGTATATGTTGAAAATGAATACTTGGAATATGTCAATATGTATTAGAACTTTATGATTACATTTATTGATCTTTAGTTTCTATTTGGCCATATAAAATTGCAATTGATCATCTTCCGATGTGCACATTCTCTGAGATGTTGACAAGAAATGTAAAAGTTGAATGGAAGATGATATTTGCAGAATGTTCATGAGTTCAATGTCGTTCGTGAGTTTTTCTGAAACTTAAATTTCTGAATTGTTACAATCACGGCATATTATTGCCTCTACTTTTGAAAGagtctattataatattatcatggTCTGCAATGTACTATATACGACTTGTAACTGGCTGTTAAAATCAAACTATCAGAATAACCTTGGCCATACCTTCGaagatttttgtaaaaatgcgTTCATATAACGGtcgtaaatattgtatttaatttaattagagTTGATGAAAAAATCATAATGATTGCCTGCCTGAGACATTAATCTGTTCGAGTGTGCAATAATGGATACATTCCGATGCATTCTTTTAAGCGGATTGCAAGAAAAGATCACTTTTGTCAATTGCTTCTTGCAGGATTCGAAAGTTGTCTCAGCATCTGAGATCCAAATGATCGACCTATTATCGTCTTCTTGACATCCACTAAAAAGCGTTTAACGACATTTGCGCTTAGACTGTTTTGGGAATGAAACATCTGCGAAAATTATCATACCGAGGAATCTACGAGTTCTTTAATAGATCTCTCAAAGTATTTAATTGCTTCAACTATGTTTCCATAGATACGGTTTaatctgaaatattttaaaaaagcttaattttctttgaaaaaaatcttgtaaaaatgatattttcctGACAATAGTTTCATGCAtaaaaaaaagctttttcaaaaattcgagAAAAGTATGTCGCTTATAgcttcatctttaaaatgagacctTGTTCATCACATTCTGACTCAACAGCCTAGATTCGCTGTTGGCATAAACGTTGTTGTCAtctttcatgaaaaaaaaattccgtaTAATAACGCCCGTTGAATTTTGCGTCAAAAAAGAAGCTGTTACCATCActactaatttatatataaatgcttgAGTAAATTCTGTTTTTTGTAAAGTAGACAAGTACTTCCTGTTTTGTGTGCATAAACTTACGCTTATATTTTTGATCCATTTTAAACGCAAGTGAAAGCGTTCGATACATGGAGCACCACGGTATTTAATGAGCTTTCGCtgaattattctattattttcttagaaataatatataattctgaATAACTGTATAACTATTTAAATAGTatccatataatatatatagagtacactaaattaatatttagacAGTACATTCGCTGTAGACAgtatattagtatattttcTTACCTAGCTCGTAACAATGCgctaaatacaaaataaatttgactGATTTTGATTGTTATCGAACCAGTTTCGTTTTGCGGGTAGCTAagacaatttataattttattattttgcgtTCAACTGACTAgtatttaaagaattattcttataatcacAAAATAGAATCGGTTGTCTGTCGGTTCTTCTTTCTTGGGGCAGGATAGTCGTtgcataataactataaagacTTAAGgtaagtatatttaatatccaatatttttttgtcggtcatattttccataatttcttattataaaaataatactaatcattttgtgtttattttctgtttcagAATTCCATTACAATTGTGCGTGGAACGTGCGGAGATCCATTGTTCGGTACAGGTAAAATAGGAAGAACATTCAATGTAAACTGTCAGTGGACACAGACGTATGTGTTCGCGGGCACTCTACTGTGGATTAAGTCCTACTGTAGACTCCGTTTTAATGttcgaaatttcgaaaagaCTACCGCCGTAGTCGATAGAGATGACTTAAAACTTCCGATGTGGGATGGTGGAGTCCATAAGTCGAGTTTCATCACTCTGCTGATGATAACGCGGCTGTTAGTCGAGAATCCTGAATCTCCAAAGTTGCATGTTATCCCAGCTTTTAAAGTAGAGTCCGTGGATCTCCATAGGCAGCAACATCCTCAACTTCATGGTGAGAATCTGGTTCAGTATTACTTGCAATATATTGAAATCTAAATCTAGATATATAACACAAGTACTACCGGAtaaatggctgcatatttcaatgcgtttctaaaattttttctttctctttctaactaaACTTAAaaagtacttatatatacattactaGTTACGCTTCT encodes the following:
- the LOC124957394 gene encoding CCAAT/enhancer-binding protein gamma isoform X2, with product MAPKNKENNSGNKKKRQVSEEEDDEDYRRRRDRNNQAVKRSRVKSKLRTQQTLERVNQLKRENELLEEKIKMLTKELGFLKDLFLAHAGSSQHSMNFQDIDLNALLAEDTKPLELAKTTAEL
- the LOC124957394 gene encoding CCAAT/enhancer-binding protein gamma isoform X1, coding for MMAPKNKENNSGNKKKRQVSEEEDDEDYRRRRDRNNQAVKRSRVKSKLRTQQTLERVNQLKRENELLEEKIKMLTKELGFLKDLFLAHAGSSQHSMNFQDIDLNALLAEDTKPLELAKTTAEL